TCAAATCTATAAAAGCTCCTGCATGTGAACGTGAAGCTTTGATAGCCTACGTCATTATTTCAGATGGGAATAACTCCACTCTTGAAACTCTTTGAGTTAATGTTATTGCAATTATGGCCATTGGTTTGCATTTATGTCACATTCGTTGGTCCCATTTCATGGTACTTCCAAAAGCAGGTAGTTTTATCACTAAGCCAAATGGAAGGAAAAGCAaataatgttttcaaaatgctaCAATACTCATAGGACAGAGGTTACACTGGAAGTGTAATGAAAACATTGTATACCATCAGACATTAATCCTGCAAAGTATAACCCAATTGTGATGACGACGGCACTTAACGCCATTGATCCTACTGAGAGGATGAGGTCAAAGTGGGGCCACTGATAAATGCATACCCACAGGTTTATCTGAAGATTTCCCTTGAGATCTAAAAATCTTTATTTCTACTTTTGGTATCACAGAGAATCTTCATTGATTTCCTGTCATGGAGCAAACTTCTGTATGGTGCTTCGTCATCATTAGTGAACAGAGCAGAGCAGAGCAGAGCAGAGCAGAACTTGTCTCTGATTGTCTGAATTGCCTACAGTAACTCTTCTGTGCACGGTGGTGGAACAATTCTCACATTGTAAGTCATAAGAATTTTCATTCGAATACCAGCCTTGGTATATGGATTGTTCAAGTAACAATCAATTGAACAATGAGAAGTGAGACACAATGTCTCACAGGTGTGCAGCTCTTCCCCATTGACTGACAACAGAAAAATCAACAGTTGATGCAGAATGAGGTTTAACGAGTTGAATGAAAGATTTCTCATTCAAGTACTATATGACAGACTGGAAGTATTATGGAGGGGCCCGGTagcaagtggttagcgcgtccacctcacagtgcagaggtaccggattcgatcccagctctggcATTTTtgcgtggactttgcatgttctccccgtgtctgtgtggcttttctccgggtactacagtttccaaaaacatgcatggcaggctgattgaacactcttaatagTCCTttggggtgtgagtgtgagcatggatgtttgtttgtctctgtgtgccctgcgattggctggcaaccggttcacagtgtcccccgcctactgcccgaagacagcttggatggGCTCTAGCAttccccgcgactcttgtgaggataaagaggatcagaaaatggatggatggactttggcTATATTCACACTGCAGCTAAATTCTGTTTTTCCCATATGCGACACGTATCAGATTTGTTTATGCAGTGTAAAAcatacaattacaatatttttctgAACTCGGCCTTTTCTATATGAGGATACAAATCGGATATCTATGCAATGCGTCTGCAGTAAGAATGCTCATCTGCACACATCAGATCAATATGTCatcatatcctcacaagggtcacggggggtgctggagcctatcccagctgtcttcggccagtaggagggggacaccctgaaccggttgccagccaatcgcagggcacacaaagacgcacAACCATTCggtacaaggagaacatgcaaactgcacacaggaaggccggagcttggatcgaacccatgacctctgcagtgttaggtcgatgcgctaaccactcgaccagcGGGGCGCGAACAGCTTCAGTGAAggacataaaataaaagaattggTTTGCTaggcaatcgcagggtacacacagacaaacaaccatccacactcgcaccaagggacaatttcgagggtttcattaacctgcttggcatttttttgtttgttttgaaatggagtAACCAGAGATTCCCATCTTTaaactcgtctcaaaacgcATTTGTATTctatggcttttgactcagcatgactcagacttgatcttacttttgatgttttttgctttttactgtctttgttattaattgttttattgtttttataaatgatacttgctccatgtacagcaattagtatacagtggtggttgttttaacgtgctctataaatacagttgagttgagttgagggaaaacccacacaggcacgggaagaacatgcaaactccacacaggaagtccggagccggaatcgaaatcGTACCCTGCTCCTTTGCATTGTGAGACCGACACACTAACCAGTCTCCCACTGTGCCGCCCTCACACAGAATCAGAGGTCATCAATCAATTCTGTCAAAATTAGATTTTGGTGAATACGGTCGATGGGCGGGGCCAATGCATTTGAAATTTGACAGTAAAAATCTTTGTTTACAGTGTAAGACTGGCATGGCTCAGGTGGTAAAGTGGCTTTTTCAACCTGAAGGTCGTGGTGTGGTCATCAACCCTtgagtgactttttaaaaataaaacgataCTATGCAAGTAaaactatttttcaaaaaatatcacatcatttttttcattgctcaATAGGTGGTTCAGTGCCTTAATTTTCATCATCTTGACAGCAGTTGGGCAAAAGTTCTTgtcttttttgtattattaaatAGAATTACTAAATTGTGATAATCCAATTGTCACAATAAGTCACAACTTGTCACAAGGAAACAAAGTGAGTGTTATCTGTAATTATGTACAATATTTTGGGAgtatcatttatttcattgccTTTAGCATGCTTCAGAATTTCTTGTTGACATCTTAGAatgtagatggggggggggggggggcgtcacacATTTATTGAACGCCCCTTTCGTGAATCCTGCTTGTTCTCATTCCACCACCATatgtcctttttctttttttcccgatCGCTCTCCTTCAAAAAGCACATTAATCATCGCACTCGCCCACGTTTTCACCTCTACCTCCCCTTTTCCTCGTATTCCTCTGGTGTTTCAGGCAAGTGGGTCAGTGGCAACTGCAGGACTGCCTGAGAATCACGTGCACGAAAGGAACAGCGGTTAACCCAAAGAaaggttttggaaaaaaaagaaaaacgtgtgTCAAGAGTGTTCCTCCAGAAACCACCAAATGGCTTAATTAAAGCGTGTGAAGACTGCTGCTCAGTGGCAAAAGTAGGAACAGAGGCTCGCCAAGTTTCTTCAGGTTTTTGTGACGtaaaaaaatctacacaaaataaatcaaaacaatatCAACTAACTCGTTGACTAACCCGTACAACTGAAGTGATAAATATACATTCTCCCGAGGGGAAGTCAAAATTAAGAACTGAAATGTGGTTGAACAGATTAGCACATCCTTTTATACTCGGTCGTgttcaaaaatgtattgtttttcttttgttaaatGGTAGTCATCCTGTTAGCTGTATCATGTCAAAACCGCTTGGATGTTATTGATACTATCATTTAAATGCCAAATATTCGCATTCAAATCAGTAGTATAAATAATTGTTCAGTGACTCGGTTCGATCATTCCGGGATTTGAAACGGGTCAattatgccatctagtggattctGGTAAATATCGAATGCCACAAACTGGTAACATCCTTTATCAACTCCTTTACAGGAAGTTCCTGCGACCTTTGGCACGTTGTTGTTTTGCGTTCACACCGCACCGCAGTTCCGTCGAACATTTATGCATTAAGTTGAGATGACCACACAGACGTATTTACAATGTAGGTgactacagaaaaaaagaaacaataatgGCATTAAGAACACGTTTTCAATTTGTGAAACGAATGAGATCCTGTTATGAACCATGAaagaaatatccatccattttccgatccgctttaaacctcacaagggtcgcgggaggtgctggagcctatcccagttgtcttcgggcagtaggcgggggacaccctgaaccaatcgcagggcacacagagatgaacaaccatctgcgctcacactcacacccggggacaattttgagtgttcaatcaatctgcaatgcatgttttttgtttttttttatgtgcgaGGAAAtcgaagtacccagagaaaacccacacaggcacggggagaacatgcaaacgcaacagaagggaggccggagccagaattgaaccctgcacctctgcattgtgaggttgacgctCTAACCACGAGCTCACCGGACCGCCCGTTGCAatataataaaacaaatactattACAGATGGTAAAAGGTCAATTTACTCTTTTGTTTTGGCTGACATGCATGTATTCCTGACAAAATATTGAGAATGTTCCTGAAAGGCACATAGGTGTTTGCATATCTGGAAACAACTCCCGAACCCAGATTATGCAAACACCTTGTGCACTATCAGGAACCATTCCTCAATCATCTTTGTCAGGAAGATGCATGTCAGCCAAAACAAAAGAGTAAATCTGCAACCGTTTTACTGAGGTTGTTGTCAGTATTGTAGAAAAATTCTGCATCGTAATATGTACACTGTAGGACGGGTGGCACTGTGATCGGCTGGTTCACACGCCCGCCTCACTTCGgggaggtgcaggattcgattgtggccttcctgtgtggaattagcatgttttccccatgcctgtccgggttttctctgggtactgcgatttcctcccacattccaacaacatgattggcaggttaatgaaacactctagattgtccctagttgtgagcgcAAATAGTTGTAGGTCGATGTGTGCGCTGCAAGTGGCTGGCAGTCAGTTGGGGAGTACCCCACATCCTgcccgcaaccctcatgagtcatgaggataaatggattcggaaatgatggatggatcatgTGTCCACCCATTTGGTTGCTTGAATTACTGTAAAATATTAAACACAGCTGTCAATATGATGCAATCGTTTTGCCACCATAATAATTTCAGGCAGAAAGCGACACACATAATTAATAACTAATAATAAGAATTATTATTAGTGAATAATTAATCATTCGTTAATTTTAATACAGCAGTGATTTACGTTTGTTTCCGAATACGTGCATCCCTCATGACGGCGTTATATATTTGACATAATAAGCGTGACTGGAGACATGTCGGGCGCCGTCAGTCTTTGGCACGTCCGCCAATCTCAGTTGCGTGTTGTCAGTTACAACGCATGGTGATGACGTCACTCACGGAAAGCCTTTTTGACgttcttttctcttttcctcAGGGCTTGCATACGCTTCCCGAGTTCAACAGACGAGTGAGCGTGCTACTTCTTTGTGCAAAGTCAGCGTGTATCCATAAGAGTGTTTCCTGCTCTTTTACAAAGTGAGTCAAATCATATCACGTCTTAACAGTCAAGGTGTTATTGCTCGGGAGTCGATTATCGGTAAGCTCCATTATTTCCAACAAGATAGAAAATGATAACGGTGGTGAACATTCAggctttgttgtttgtattttcgtCAAATATGGTTTTGAATAATTGCGTTAAAACGAGTACCATCGCTGCATATAGAATCTTCCAACATGTTGTATTTACTGTCCTTTATGACTCGTATGTGGTTGATTGCGTAAACAAAGTATTAGTAGCCCGACATtagaaaccacaaaaaaaaaaaaaaaaaatctagtttgAATACTTAACTGACAGCAACAAAAGTTGAAAATCATTAAATTGGTCAACAGCAATTTTTAATCCGAGATTGATGTCTcccaaatttatttttcatgcagattttttttcacggctTTACCTTTTGGCTGACTCATCagatttttgagatattttcatctTGTTTTTCAGTTTGCACGTAAAACTACGTTTTCTAGTAAGTGTTCAAAGTTATAAAACCCACCTGTCACTGAACCTAACCCTGAATTCATAAATGTTACGTATTATGTATATATTGTGAAAACCTGACGTGTTGGATAATAAAAAAGAATTGGAATCAGAAAAAAGCATCGAAAACAGTTTTTgcatctgttttaaaaaaaatacaaaataattggaAACCAGTTGGGTATACGAAAAAAGAAGAATtggaatcagaaaaaaaagcatcgaaAACAGTTTACTCGCATctctacttaaaaaaattacaaaataattgtAAACAAGTTGGGGTTTTCCCCCCTAAAGGTTGGTGcaatttatgtacagtattatgTCAAAATGGCCATAAATCGTGTACTTGGGTTGAGGGATGGGGCCAGAGCTGCTTCTTTTGGTGTCCATTAGTTAATGCGGGCTACCaatttgatacacacttctgaaataacacttCTGCTTAAATTAACTTCAACAATGCTATGCGGTATTATGATTTATAGTCATTTATGTGAAGACTTAACAAACTGGCAATGTGTGTATTGTAGATTTTTTACGAACAGAAGTATATGCCATTATCTCCTTAGATGAAGTTAAGTGGTGAACTGTATACACTGCCGTGAAGATAAAATATTCCTTTATGGCTAAAGCATCATTTGAAGATTTGCCAGAGGTCACAATGTATTGTGACGAATCAGAACAACAGAGAAGTTGATCGGACCATCTTTGTGGTCGGAACAGGGACAATCCGAGCGGGAAAGTTCCGACGTCCCACATTCTTTGAATGCAGCATGTTTACTCTGCATCACTATGTAACAGTCGaacagtgagattttctgccaCTTTATAAAGAAATGAACTCAATCACATGGTTCTAACCTGTCTAaactgctgctccttctttcagAAACCACTCTCCTTTAGGAAATATGGTGAGTGTGATTTGATTTCCCTTGGAGCATTTGATTTGAAATTCAAGCTTAGAAACTGGATGTGTTACCACTTTTGGTCTTTCTAAAAATAGCCATAATTTTTGAACCAAGGATGAAAAGGTGGTGGAGCAGCAACTTTCGAGAAACTTTCAACGGGAAATGTTACAAAGGAACTAATAATACTCAGTTGGCTAAGTTAGACATTTCCCGTGGACAATTAACTAAAACATTGGGGGCAATTCATAGAAACTGATTTACTGGTAAATGATCACACAAACATTACCATTAATTCTCCGTTAGTCCCTTGGAAACTTACTGTTGTTGAGACTTTCTTCTTGACCCATCCGGTGTCACCACAGCAAATTATATGCAgttgataaactgaagaaatgataaaaaattgaATTGTTTCACAAGCAAATATTACGTTGAGAATCCTTATCAAAGATGTTAGAATATATTCAATAGTAATGCTATCCCGATCAGTTAACATGATATTCCCTTCCCTGCAGCGTGAGTGTATCTCAGTGCACGTTGGACAGGCTGGTGTTCAGATTGGCAATGCCTGCTGGGAGCTTTACTGCCTGGAACATGGAATCCAGCCCGATGGACAGATGCCCAGTGACAAGACAATCGGAGGTGGGGACGATTCCTTCAACACTTTCTTCAGTGAGACCGGAGCGGGAAAGCACGTTCCCAGAGCTGTCTTTGTGGACCTGGAGCCCACAGTCATTGGTAAACGAACTCATCTCTGAACTGTTGTACATCAATAGGAACTAAATATAGGAACTATATAAGGAAATAGGAAGTCGTTCAATGCCCgttgttttaaaacaaagagaacCACTCAGCTGGGATtcagctccagcacacccgcgaccctcctgaggttcagataacggatggatggaatctGTTGAATGCCAGCCAATTTCGAGCATCTTTCATGGCTCACAGAATGTTTGTTTTATGATGAATATGGAAACACAGAGCATGCCAAATAAAGGATTACTTACTTATTTTGCTCTACCTTATTCCATATTTTTAGTAATCAGGAACCAGGGATGGTTTCACCCAAATAACCCagtttggacccccccccccccaaaaaaaacaacgcttgaaaatgtgatttttatgctgataaaaaaaatcctgtcccATCGTGAGACAAACTATGGTGAAAACTACTCTCATCACGTCCTGTTCCTGTTCAGCATGATTGCcaaaaatattgcattttaCTCATTAATCAACATTTTGTTGACACCCGTTCTCCCCATGGACTTTCACTATTTTGTGCAACATTGTTTTCCCTGCTAGATTATCCCGCTCCTGTTTGCTTCCATTAATTTTTTATCCTTTAACCTTATGATGAAAGGTAAAGTTGACTCCCATCCCATGGGAACCCTGAGGGATTCTCAAAAAACGCAGCCTCTAGTCTGTGCGTATCGTGCAGTGCGTCACGGGTTCTACTTCTAAATTAAAATAAGCTGTTCTCTTTTCGTTTTTTTATGACACTCTTTGTAGTAAAATTAACGTAACAAACGCACAAATGACCTGAAATGGTCAAATTTCCAGAGATCTTTCATGTTGTCAAGCATACAGTTTTGATACACAGCTCTCATCCAAAAGAAAGCCAATGCTGACATTTGctgtctgtatatatataaatatatatatatattttttcactttaCCATTTTACTTATCAAACCAGAGTTGGCCAACAATTTTCTTCGCCCAATTCCAGAACAAAACAGTTGTTGACTCCTCATTAGGGACGCATTCAAATAGTAAATTTAGCACTTCACGTGAACTTAAGTTGGTTTGTTTCCCTTAGACGAGGTGCGCACAGGAACCTATCGACAGCTCTTCCACCCTGAACAGTTAATTACTGGCAAGGAGGATGCAGCCAACAACTACGCCCGTGGCCACTACACCATCGGCAAAGAGATCATTGACCTGGTGCTCGACAGAATACGTAAACTGGTGAGAAGCAAAGTGCACATTGAATTGCGATGAACAAAGACGAACGTGATGGCCAACACATTTCTCCCCCCGTGTCACCAGGCTGACCAGTGCACTGGCCTTCAGGGATTCCTGGTTTTCCACAGCTTTGGGGGCGGTACCGGCTCCGGGTTCACCTCCCTGTTGATGGAGCGCCTGTCTGTGGACTACGGCAAGAAATCCAAGCTGGAGTTCTCCATTTATCCGGCACCACAGGTGTCCACGGCTGTCGTGGAACCCTACAACTCGATCCTGACCACGCACACCACCCTGGAGCACTCTGACTGTGCCTTCATGGTGGATAATGAGGCCATTTACGACATCTGCCGCAGAAACCTCGACATGGAGCGTCCCACATACACCAATCTGAACAGATTGATCAGTCAGATCACTTCCTCTATCACGGCTTCCCTTCGTTTTGACGGCGCCCTCAATGTCGACCTGGCAGAGTTTCAAACCAACTTGGTACCGTACCCTCGTATCCACTTCCCTCTGGCTACCTATGCCCCCATCATCTCCGCTGAGAAGGCTTACCATGAGCAATTAACTGTTGCTGATATCACTAACGCCTGCTTTGAGCCTGCCAACCAAATGGTGAAATGTGATCCTCGTCATGGCAAGTACATGGCCTGTTGCCTTTTGTATCGTGGCGATGTGGTGCCCAAAGATGTAAATGCTGCCATTGCCACGATCAAAACCAAGCGCACCATCcagtttgtggactggtgccccACTGGTTTTAAGGTGGGAATCAACTACCAGCCACCCACTGTGGTTCCTGGTGGAGACCTGGCCAAAGTTCAGAGGGCCGTGTGCATGCTGAGCAACACAACGGCCGTCGCAGAGGCCTGGGCTCGGCTGGACCACAAGTTTGATCTGATGTATGCCAAGCGCGCTTTTGTTCACTGGTATGTGGGGGAGGGAATGGAGGAGGGAGAGTTCTCTGAGGCCAGGGAGGATATGGCGGCTCTGGAGAAGGACTACGAGGAGGTTGGGGCAGACTCTGTTGATGATCAGGGAGAGGAAGGAGAGGAATATTAAGAAGTACAAAGGAACTAAAATACAGGAAAACAATGCTTGCTTAATTCCTCTGTGATCCTGCATGTATTTGTTGACTATCAGAAAATAAGTTGAGTTGGGCCACTCGAAAAGTTAACTACCCCACATtccctttcttttttcaaatcagTTACGTATTTTGGACACAATTGCCAATTAAAGATTATTACCAACCTTGTTATCTGTATATTCtcattcaactcaactgtatttatagagccactttaaaacaaccacgctCTATTAGAAATGCTGTTCATGGAGCAAAAATGATttagacaacaacaaacaataaattaagacagtagaaagcacaaaaacagtcaaactacaaatcaagtctcatgccgagtcaaaagccaaagaataaaaatgagtgggaccggcaacggaaaaggctcaacCTCCTCTGAGCATCCGCTTCGTTCTTGGTGCCTCTTATAGATCTGATCTGAAGTGTCTAATTCTAATTAAATCAAATTACACACTATTGCCCCTacgccaggggtccccaaactacggcccgcgggcacatttgaccggccctctaaccctcccgTTGTCctagggtcaaaatgacccgtcaccgtgctaaaaaaaccctaaattatatattttttaacttgaaatgttatgacttttcctagattgttcccaactgcagaaaaattgaaatgtttttattcacatttccatggacgctgtacaaaaaaaaagtacaaaggtggtcttcggggcaaaatgacccatgacgcaaatagggttgaaatcaaggtcacaaagttatctacacaccatagaatgtttcattgttttagttgtgtctcacaTCAATTACCGTAGTAGAACacatgaacaagacggtagcagacataaacaagacaagataggtggcgtgcTCGTACATGGCAGAACTCTGTGGATTTCAAGAGAGTTGTttattatttcctgttttttgtgaagaactcagagaggtttatttagttattttgtttcctgacttttggaaagggttatttggttatgtgtggctttctgggaaacaataa
This Hippocampus zosterae strain Florida chromosome 4, ASM2543408v3, whole genome shotgun sequence DNA region includes the following protein-coding sequences:
- the LOC127599750 gene encoding tubulin alpha-1C chain-like, which translates into the protein MVMTSLTESLFDVLFSFPQGLHTLPEFNRRVSVLLLCAKSACIHKSVSCSFTKNHSPLGNMRECISVHVGQAGVQIGNACWELYCLEHGIQPDGQMPSDKTIGGGDDSFNTFFSETGAGKHVPRAVFVDLEPTVIDEVRTGTYRQLFHPEQLITGKEDAANNYARGHYTIGKEIIDLVLDRIRKLADQCTGLQGFLVFHSFGGGTGSGFTSLLMERLSVDYGKKSKLEFSIYPAPQVSTAVVEPYNSILTTHTTLEHSDCAFMVDNEAIYDICRRNLDMERPTYTNLNRLISQITSSITASLRFDGALNVDLAEFQTNLVPYPRIHFPLATYAPIISAEKAYHEQLTVADITNACFEPANQMVKCDPRHGKYMACCLLYRGDVVPKDVNAAIATIKTKRTIQFVDWCPTGFKVGINYQPPTVVPGGDLAKVQRAVCMLSNTTAVAEAWARLDHKFDLMYAKRAFVHWYVGEGMEEGEFSEAREDMAALEKDYEEVGADSVDDQGEEGEEY